From one Rhodothermales bacterium genomic stretch:
- a CDS encoding DUF547 domain-containing protein, with protein MLAKRTTLIALLCALLPAYGSLWAQTTDLELFEDSVHAFFGKHVRAGRVDYSAIKKQPAALDALLETIASMDRSALAPDDDKAFLVNAYNILVIKTVVDRLPLDSPLDDAGFFNKAAYPVAGATLTLDDLEKKTLYAAYPDARLHFALVCAARGCPELIPDAYRAATLDAQLDRQTRHAMTSPQIVQYDAGTKTARLSELFTWYAADFTRNHPSVLAFINAYRDTPIPSNAQTASIPYDWTLNGQ; from the coding sequence ATGCTCGCTAAACGTACGACCTTGATCGCACTCCTCTGCGCCCTGTTGCCGGCGTACGGCAGTTTGTGGGCCCAAACAACGGATCTGGAACTGTTCGAAGATTCCGTGCACGCGTTTTTTGGAAAACACGTCCGCGCCGGCCGGGTCGATTACTCGGCCATCAAGAAGCAGCCGGCTGCGCTGGACGCCCTGCTGGAGACCATCGCCTCGATGGATCGATCCGCCCTCGCACCGGACGACGACAAGGCGTTTCTGGTCAATGCGTACAATATCCTGGTCATTAAAACGGTCGTCGACCGCCTCCCCCTCGACTCCCCGCTCGACGACGCCGGCTTTTTTAATAAGGCCGCCTACCCGGTCGCCGGCGCGACCCTCACGCTGGACGATCTCGAGAAAAAGACGCTCTACGCCGCCTACCCGGACGCCCGCCTCCACTTCGCGCTCGTCTGCGCCGCCCGCGGCTGCCCGGAGCTGATCCCCGACGCCTACCGAGCAGCCACACTCGACGCCCAGCTCGACCGCCAGACGCGCCACGCCATGACCAGCCCGCAGATCGTGCAGTACGACGCCGGCACCAAAACCGCCCGGCTCTCCGAACTCTTCACCTGGTACGCAGCGGACTTCACCCGGAATCATCCATCAGTACTCGCCTTCATCAACGCCTACCGCGATACACCAATCCCCTCCAACGCGCAAACGGCCTCCATCCCCTACGACTGGACACTCAACGGCCAATAA
- a CDS encoding biopolymer transporter TolR — protein sequence MRAPSLYAFALLFLLAGCAGPDLGQFEGQTDVGVVRHAGSVDYDAATGAYTVVGGGDNMWEDKDDFHYIWKRVPTRDLALSADIELLGATGNPHRKAILMIRQDLDRDAAYVSAAVHGNGISALQHREIKGGITYEIISNVRQARRLALTREGDVAYMSVAAGADPLQPSGGSYKVAFGDSVYVGIGVSAHDNDTTQTAVFTDVRLDTNLPAASGEPVVESTLEIIPVAAYTDRRVVWRAMERFEAPNWSPDGSYLLFNMNGGLYTIPPAGGEPKMIETDPVIRANNDHGITFDGKTLIISGVGPGHTASRVYTAPIAGGKARQITPLEPSYWHGVSPDGKTLVYVGQRNGDYDIYAMPIGGGRERRLTTAVGLDDGPEYSPDGQWIYFNSVRTGTMQIYRMRPDGSGQEQLTFDEYNDWFPHISPDGQHMVFVSFEPGVEGHPPYHDVMLRMMPAEGGAVRTVAKLFGGQGTINVNSWSPDSKEFAFVSHRLARP from the coding sequence ATGCGCGCACCATCTTTGTATGCATTTGCCCTGCTCTTCCTCCTGGCCGGCTGCGCCGGTCCCGATCTGGGGCAGTTCGAGGGTCAGACGGACGTCGGCGTCGTCCGGCACGCCGGCTCGGTCGATTATGACGCGGCGACCGGCGCCTACACCGTGGTCGGCGGCGGCGACAACATGTGGGAGGACAAGGACGATTTCCACTACATCTGGAAGCGGGTGCCAACGAGGGATCTGGCGTTGTCGGCGGATATCGAACTGCTCGGGGCGACGGGCAATCCGCATCGGAAGGCTATCCTGATGATCCGCCAGGACCTCGACCGCGATGCCGCGTATGTGAGCGCGGCGGTGCACGGCAACGGGATATCGGCGCTCCAGCACCGGGAAATCAAGGGCGGGATAACCTACGAGATCATCTCGAACGTTCGGCAGGCCCGCCGGCTGGCGCTGACCCGGGAAGGGGACGTGGCGTACATGTCCGTCGCCGCCGGCGCCGATCCGCTCCAGCCCTCGGGCGGCTCGTACAAGGTGGCGTTCGGCGACTCCGTGTATGTCGGCATCGGGGTCAGCGCGCACGACAACGACACGACGCAGACCGCGGTCTTCACGGACGTACGGCTCGACACGAACCTGCCGGCGGCATCGGGCGAACCGGTTGTCGAATCCACGCTCGAGATCATCCCCGTGGCGGCGTATACCGACCGCCGGGTGGTGTGGCGCGCCATGGAGCGCTTCGAGGCCCCCAACTGGTCGCCGGACGGTTCCTATCTCCTCTTCAATATGAACGGCGGCCTCTACACGATCCCGCCGGCCGGCGGTGAGCCGAAAATGATCGAGACCGACCCGGTCATCCGCGCCAACAACGACCACGGCATCACATTCGACGGGAAAACGCTCATCATCAGCGGGGTCGGCCCCGGTCATACCGCGTCGCGCGTCTACACGGCCCCGATCGCCGGCGGGAAGGCGCGGCAGATCACCCCCCTCGAACCGTCCTACTGGCACGGCGTATCGCCGGACGGCAAGACCCTCGTGTATGTCGGGCAGCGAAACGGCGATTACGACATCTACGCCATGCCCATCGGCGGCGGCCGCGAGCGCCGGCTGACGACGGCGGTGGGCCTCGACGACGGCCCCGAGTACTCCCCCGACGGCCAGTGGATCTATTTCAACTCGGTGCGCACGGGCACGATGCAGATCTACCGGATGCGGCCGGACGGCTCGGGCCAGGAGCAGCTCACGTTCGACGAATACAACGACTGGTTCCCCCACATCTCGCCCGACGGGCAGCACATGGTGTTCGTCAGCTTTGAGCCCGGCGTCGAGGGCCACCCGCCCTACCACGACGTGATGCTCCGCATGATGCCGGCCGAAGGCGGCGCCGTGCGCACCGTCGCCAAACTCTTCGGCGGCCAGGGCACCATCAATGTCAACTCGTGGTCGCCGGACAGCAAGGAGTTCGCCTTCGTGAGCCACCGGCTGGCGAGGCCGTGA
- a CDS encoding phosphotransferase: MRPSLTPDRIDGLIRSVYGLEATPRALPSYSDLNIALEVEGDRAWVLKIVNSDEPEAMLDFQQRALLHLASTDPGLRIPRLRPTTEGHPRTVVDGAQGARHGVWMVSYLEGRFLADLPVHPPALLRDVGRFFGRLDRALAGFEHEAMHRVLRWDLRQAGLAVACLPAIADAARRRLAEDILDRFARETSAALDRLRMQVIHNDGNDHNVLVGASGDDAAVSGVIDFGDMICTALVCEPAIAAAYALLGKSDPVDAALRLFEGYHQVFPLTAEELALGFDLIRLRLAMSVCYSARERERAPENAYLAVSEAPAWEVLERFAALDRAAVMGRFLAIAAMAPKPEGF, translated from the coding sequence ATGCGCCCTTCGCTGACGCCAGACCGGATCGACGGGCTCATCCGCTCGGTTTACGGACTCGAGGCCACGCCGCGCGCCCTGCCCAGTTATAGCGATCTCAATATCGCGCTGGAGGTCGAGGGGGATAGGGCGTGGGTCCTGAAGATCGTCAACAGCGACGAACCTGAGGCGATGCTGGACTTCCAGCAACGCGCGTTGCTGCATCTGGCCTCCACGGATCCCGGGTTGCGGATCCCCAGGCTCCGCCCGACGACGGAGGGGCATCCGCGGACCGTGGTCGACGGCGCGCAGGGCGCGCGCCATGGCGTCTGGATGGTTTCGTATCTGGAGGGTCGGTTTCTGGCGGATCTGCCCGTGCATCCGCCGGCGTTGCTCCGGGATGTCGGCCGTTTTTTCGGCCGGCTCGATCGGGCGCTGGCCGGTTTCGAGCACGAGGCAATGCATCGGGTGTTGCGGTGGGACCTGCGCCAGGCCGGCCTCGCGGTGGCGTGTCTGCCGGCCATCGCGGATGCCGCGCGCCGGCGCCTCGCGGAAGATATCCTCGACCGGTTTGCGCGCGAGACGTCCGCGGCGCTGGATCGGCTGCGGATGCAGGTCATCCACAACGACGGCAACGACCACAACGTGCTGGTGGGGGCCTCCGGCGACGACGCGGCCGTAAGCGGCGTTATCGATTTTGGGGACATGATCTGCACGGCGCTCGTGTGCGAGCCGGCCATTGCGGCCGCGTATGCGCTGCTGGGAAAGTCGGATCCGGTGGATGCCGCGCTCCGTCTATTCGAAGGCTACCATCAGGTTTTTCCGCTGACGGCGGAGGAGTTGGCGCTCGGGTTCGACCTGATCCGGCTGCGGCTGGCGATGAGCGTGTGCTATTCGGCGCGCGAACGCGAACGCGCCCCGGAGAATGCGTATCTGGCCGTGAGCGAGGCGCCGGCATGGGAGGTCCTGGAGCGCTTCGCGGCGTTGGATCGGGCTGCGGTGATGGGGCGATTTTTAGCTATCGCTGCGATGGCCCCCAAACCCGAAGGGTTTTGA
- a CDS encoding sulfatase, which translates to MHVSASSRHFVVLFTAGLLFLTNGCTRQAAPPPNIVFIFTDDHSAKAISAYGSVINQTPNIDRLAQEGMLFRHCFVTNSICAPSRATILTGTYNHINGQITNEERFDGTQTTFPKLLQQAGYETALVGKWHLKSTPTGFNFWRALIGQGPYYNPPIGSPEDTSRVEGYTTDIITDLALDWLQTGRDPEKPFLLMYQHKAPHRTWDPGPDHLNLYDDVTIPEPPTLFDDYAGRTSSARNQHMTIAHNLRALDLKIVSPPNLTPEQQATWDAAYDPKNEVLRANPLSGDDLTRWKYQRYVKDYLRAVASVDDNIGRVLDYLDEAGLSDNTIVVYSSDQGWYLGEHGWYDKRWMYEESLRTPFIVRWPGHIQPGSVNGDFVSNLDFGPTFLELAGVTPPASMQGRSLKPIFEGNTPADWRKSHYYQYYEYPASHCVQRHYGVRTERYKLIYFYLVDEWELFDLETDPDELTSVYDDPAYADVVAEMKTELERLRREYEVPEDTRPSGPCEFDSEDWQGFETP; encoded by the coding sequence ATGCATGTATCGGCATCCAGCCGGCATTTTGTAGTTCTTTTTACCGCCGGCTTGCTCTTCCTGACGAACGGCTGCACGCGCCAGGCCGCGCCGCCGCCCAATATCGTATTCATCTTCACCGACGACCACAGCGCTAAAGCCATCAGCGCCTACGGCTCCGTCATCAACCAGACCCCCAACATCGACCGGCTGGCGCAGGAAGGCATGCTGTTCCGGCATTGCTTCGTCACCAACTCCATCTGCGCGCCCAGCCGCGCGACCATTCTGACGGGCACCTACAACCACATCAACGGCCAGATCACCAACGAGGAACGATTCGACGGCACGCAAACCACCTTCCCCAAGCTGCTCCAGCAAGCCGGCTACGAAACGGCGCTCGTGGGCAAGTGGCACCTCAAGAGCACACCCACCGGGTTCAATTTCTGGCGCGCGCTCATCGGGCAGGGCCCCTACTACAACCCGCCGATCGGTTCACCCGAGGATACCAGCCGTGTGGAGGGCTACACCACCGACATCATCACCGACCTGGCGCTCGACTGGCTGCAAACGGGGCGGGATCCCGAGAAACCGTTTCTCCTGATGTATCAGCACAAGGCGCCCCATCGCACCTGGGACCCGGGGCCGGACCACCTCAACCTGTACGACGACGTGACGATACCGGAGCCGCCGACGCTGTTCGACGACTACGCCGGCCGCACCAGCTCCGCCCGCAATCAACACATGACCATCGCCCACAACCTGCGCGCGCTCGACCTCAAGATCGTATCGCCCCCCAACCTGACCCCCGAGCAGCAGGCGACCTGGGACGCCGCATACGACCCCAAAAACGAAGTCCTGCGCGCCAACCCGCTTTCGGGCGACGACCTCACGCGCTGGAAATACCAGCGGTACGTGAAGGACTATCTCCGCGCCGTCGCGTCCGTCGACGACAACATCGGGCGGGTGCTGGATTACCTCGACGAGGCCGGCCTCTCCGACAACACCATCGTCGTCTACAGCTCCGACCAGGGCTGGTATCTGGGCGAACATGGCTGGTACGACAAACGCTGGATGTACGAGGAATCGCTGCGGACGCCGTTCATCGTGCGCTGGCCCGGTCACATCCAGCCCGGCAGCGTGAACGGCGACTTCGTCTCCAATCTCGACTTCGGCCCGACCTTTCTCGAGCTGGCCGGCGTCACCCCGCCGGCGTCGATGCAGGGCCGCAGCCTGAAACCCATTTTCGAGGGTAACACGCCGGCGGACTGGCGCAAGAGCCACTACTATCAGTATTACGAATACCCGGCCTCGCACTGCGTGCAACGGCACTACGGCGTGCGCACCGAGCGCTACAAGCTGATCTATTTCTACCTGGTCGACGAGTGGGAATTGTTCGATCTCGAAACCGACCCGGACGAACTGACCAGCGTGTACGACGACCCGGCATATGCGGACGTCGTGGCGGAGATGAAAACCGAACTGGAGCGGCTGCGCCGGGAGTACGAGGTGCCGGAAGACACGCGCCCGAGCGGGCCGTGCGAATTCGACTCCGAGGACTGGCAGGGCTTCGAAACACCCTGA
- a CDS encoding aminotransferase class III-fold pyridoxal phosphate-dependent enzyme, with the protein MPTPPSPIDALLARRRRHLGPSLSVSYREPLKIVRGRAQYLYDEAGRAYLDGVNNVCHVGHAHPRVVSAIQEQAALLNTNTRYLHDHIVTYAERLTATLPEPLRVCYFVCSGSEANELALRLAQTYTNRKDVILVDHAYHGNTGALIDISPYKFNSPGGKGAPPHVHVAPAPDAFRGRHRAPEPDLGSRYARYVADLAAAHPPAAFIAESILSCGGQIVLPEGYLASAYAAVRRAGGVCIADEVQVGFGRVGSHFWAFETQGVVPDIVTMGKPIGNGHPMAAVVTTPAIADAFDNGMEYFNTFGGNPVSCAAGLAVLDVIRDEDLQQHALDTGRYFLERLRDLMRRHPAIGDVRGLGLFIGIEFVTDRDTRSPDAETASAAVEALKEQGILLSTDGPDHNVIKIKPPMPFDRENAGQVTRALDAWLERRRSGRDAF; encoded by the coding sequence ATGCCCACGCCACCCTCCCCCATAGACGCCTTGCTCGCCCGTCGCCGGCGTCACCTCGGGCCGTCGCTCAGCGTCTCCTACCGCGAACCCCTCAAGATCGTGCGAGGGCGCGCGCAATACCTGTACGACGAGGCCGGCCGCGCCTACCTCGACGGCGTGAACAACGTCTGCCACGTCGGGCATGCCCACCCGCGCGTCGTAAGCGCGATCCAGGAGCAAGCGGCGCTCCTCAACACCAACACCCGCTACCTCCACGACCACATCGTCACCTACGCGGAGCGACTCACCGCGACCCTCCCCGAACCGCTTCGCGTCTGCTACTTCGTGTGCTCGGGCAGCGAGGCCAACGAACTGGCGCTTCGACTGGCGCAGACGTATACCAACCGCAAGGACGTCATCTTGGTCGACCATGCCTACCATGGAAATACCGGCGCCCTGATCGATATCAGTCCATACAAGTTCAACAGCCCGGGTGGAAAAGGCGCCCCGCCCCACGTCCACGTCGCGCCGGCGCCGGATGCCTTTCGGGGCCGGCACCGCGCGCCCGAACCGGACCTCGGGTCGCGTTATGCCCGCTACGTGGCCGACCTCGCCGCCGCGCATCCTCCGGCCGCCTTCATCGCCGAATCCATCCTGAGCTGCGGCGGCCAGATCGTTCTGCCAGAAGGGTATCTCGCATCGGCCTACGCGGCGGTCCGCCGCGCCGGCGGCGTCTGCATCGCCGACGAGGTGCAGGTCGGCTTCGGCCGCGTCGGCTCACACTTCTGGGCGTTCGAGACGCAGGGGGTGGTGCCGGACATCGTTACGATGGGCAAACCGATCGGCAATGGCCATCCGATGGCGGCCGTCGTCACCACGCCGGCCATCGCCGACGCCTTCGACAACGGCATGGAGTATTTCAACACCTTCGGCGGCAACCCCGTCTCGTGCGCCGCCGGCCTGGCCGTGCTGGACGTGATCCGGGACGAAGACCTCCAGCAGCACGCCCTGGATACCGGCCGCTATTTTCTGGAGCGGCTGCGCGACCTCATGCGCCGGCACCCCGCTATCGGCGACGTGCGCGGGCTCGGTCTGTTCATCGGGATCGAGTTCGTGACCGACCGCGATACGCGGAGCCCTGACGCCGAAACCGCATCGGCCGCCGTGGAGGCCCTCAAGGAACAGGGCATCCTGCTCAGCACCGACGGACCCGATCACAACGTCATCAAGATCAAGCCGCCGATGCCGTTTGATCGGGAGAATGCGGGTCAGGTTACCCGGGCCCTGGATGCCTGGCTGGAGCGCCGGCGATCAGGTAGAGATGCTTTCTAG
- a CDS encoding cytochrome c peroxidase: MGVFFVGCDIFKGKDDDPKLDEQLEAALVDASNGQGMDYFRLPESTDFNAIPQDPRNPITAKKVELGQLLYHETALNINAVKAEGMGTESCASCHHAAAGFQAGRIQGIGEGGWGFGQKGEARTQNPNYDVTELDIQPIRTPSAMNGAYQEAQLWNGQFGALGINAGTQAFWTPGTPKADNSFGYEGLEIQAIAGLKVHRMGDVDQSIATTHARYTQLFAEAFPGQPIDREHAGLAIAAFERTLMANQSPFQKWLRGTKDAMTEQEKRGAILFFDKANCAACHTGPALNSMTFYALGMENLNGPGVYGDPSVDASRFGRGSFTGNAADNYKFKTPQIYNLMDSPFYGHGGTFKSVREVVEYKNAAIPSNSEVPESQLAAEFVPLNLTADEMTDLTAFIEGALYDPDLFRYVPNSVPSGNCLPANDSQTRADLNCN, from the coding sequence ATGGGCGTATTCTTCGTCGGTTGCGACATCTTCAAGGGCAAGGACGACGATCCGAAGCTCGATGAACAGCTCGAAGCCGCGCTGGTCGATGCCTCGAACGGCCAGGGCATGGATTATTTCCGCTTGCCGGAAAGCACCGATTTTAACGCGATTCCGCAGGATCCGCGCAACCCGATCACGGCGAAAAAGGTCGAACTCGGCCAGTTGCTCTACCACGAAACGGCGCTGAACATCAACGCCGTCAAGGCCGAAGGCATGGGCACCGAGTCCTGCGCCTCGTGCCACCATGCGGCCGCCGGCTTCCAGGCGGGTCGCATCCAGGGCATCGGCGAAGGCGGCTGGGGCTTTGGCCAGAAAGGCGAAGCGCGCACCCAGAACCCGAACTACGACGTCACCGAGCTGGACATCCAGCCGATCCGTACGCCGTCCGCGATGAACGGGGCCTACCAGGAAGCGCAGCTCTGGAACGGCCAGTTCGGCGCGCTCGGCATCAACGCCGGCACGCAGGCCTTCTGGACGCCGGGCACGCCCAAGGCGGACAACAGCTTCGGCTACGAAGGCCTCGAGATCCAGGCCATCGCCGGTCTGAAAGTGCACCGCATGGGCGATGTCGACCAGTCGATCGCAACCACGCACGCCCGCTACACACAGCTGTTCGCCGAGGCCTTCCCGGGCCAGCCGATCGACCGTGAGCATGCGGGTCTGGCGATCGCCGCGTTCGAACGCACGTTGATGGCCAACCAGTCGCCGTTCCAGAAGTGGCTGCGCGGCACCAAAGACGCGATGACCGAACAGGAAAAACGCGGCGCCATCCTCTTCTTCGACAAGGCGAACTGCGCCGCCTGCCACACCGGCCCGGCCCTGAACTCGATGACGTTCTACGCCCTCGGTATGGAAAACCTCAACGGCCCCGGCGTCTACGGCGACCCGTCCGTCGATGCGTCCCGCTTCGGCCGCGGCAGCTTCACCGGCAATGCGGCGGACAACTACAAGTTCAAGACCCCGCAGATCTACAACCTGATGGACTCGCCGTTCTACGGGCACGGCGGCACCTTCAAGTCGGTCCGTGAAGTGGTCGAGTATAAAAACGCGGCCATCCCCTCGAACAGCGAGGTGCCGGAGAGCCAGCTGGCCGCCGAGTTCGTGCCGCTCAACCTGACGGCCGACGAGATGACGGACCTGACGGCCTTCATCGAAGGCGCGCTCTACGATCCGGACCTCTTCCGCTACGTGCCGAACAGCGTGCCCTCGGGCAACTGCCTGCCGGCCAACGACAGCCAGACGCGCGCGGACCTGAACTGCAACTAA